The DNA segment GTGAATACCCCTATATGAATGTGCGCTTAGTTGGTGATGAAATCCAGACCATAGCGCAAATTCATATTGGAGTGGCTGTGGATACGGAGCGGGGTTTGGTAGTGCCAGTGATTCGCCATGCAGATCAGAAGGGGATTGTGGAGATTGCCCGTACCCTGCGAGATCTAGTGGGGCGTGCGCGTGCTGGGAAGAGCATGCCGGATGATTTGAGCGGGGGCACGTTCACTATTACCAATCTCGGGATGTATGACATTGATGCCTTCACGCCAATCATCAACTTGCCCGAGTGTGCCATTTTGGGAGTAGGACGTCTGCGTCAGATGCCCGTGGTTCACGAGGGGCAAGTCTGTGTGCGCCAGATGATGGTGCTTAGCTTGACTTTTGATCATCGCCTGGTGGATGGAGCACCTGCAGCACGTTTTCTGCAGCGGATAAAGCAACTTGTGGAACAGCCATACTTGTTGTTAGGCTAGGGGAAATAGTGAGAGAGGAGATGAGGGATATGACGATTCGTTCTGATATCGCTATTATTGGTGCTGGCCCAGGTGGTTATGTGGCTGCCTTGCGCGCTGCCCAATTGGGGGCAAAAGTGGTTCTTGTGGAAAAAGGGAAACTAGGTGGAGTCTGTTTGAACTGGGGCTGTATTCCCACCAAAACTTTGCTGCGGACAGCTGAGTTGCTCAATCTAGCACGAGAAGCAGCGGACTATGGAGTGATTGTGAGCGAAGTCAAACTGGATTGGTCAGCCGCGCAAAAGAGGAAAGAGGCAGTAGTGCGTCGCCTGACAGGTGGCGTCAAATTTCTCTTGGAGAAGGCTGGAGTGCAATTGCTGCCTGGAATAGCGCGTTTCGTTTCCCCGTCTGCGTTGGAAGTAGTGGGAGAGGGTGGACAGGAGCGTGTGGAGGCAAAGGACTATGTCATTGCCACAGGCTCGCGCCCTGCATCTCTGCCCATTCCAGGGCTGGAAGGGTCTGGTGTGTTGACCAGCGATGACGCGTTGAGCATGGACGCACTTCCGGGCAGTCTGTTGATTATCGGGGCGGGACCGATTGGCGTCGAGTTTGCAACGCTATTCCGCGCTTGCGGAGTGCAGGTAACCTTGGTTGAGTTGTTGCCACGAGTGCTGCCAACGTTGGATGCCGACCTTGGCGCGGAGGTAGAGCGCGCCCTGAAAAAGGCAAAGGTGGCGGTTTATACCGCAAGCCAGGTTTCCAAGGTAGCATCGAACAATGGGAAGTACGCAGTTACGATTCAGGGTGCGGCCCAGGCTACTACGGTGGAAGTAGATAAAATCCTCGTTGCGGTAGGTCGGCGACCCAATGTAGAGGAGTTAAGGCTGGATTCTGTGGGGGTGCAAGTGGAGAAAGCCGGGATTAAAGTAGACGAATTCATGCGCACCAATTTGCCCCATGTATATGCGGTCGGCGATGTGACAGGTGGCATCCTGTTGGCACATGTTGCCATGCACGAAGGAGTTGTGGCAGTGGAGAATGCTATAGGGTTGCAGCGTGCTATGAATTATGCTGCTGTGCCCAGTTGTGTGTTCACCTGGCCTGAAGTGGCTAGCGTGGGGTTGAGCGAGGAACAGGCACGGCAACAGGGT comes from the Chloroflexota bacterium genome and includes:
- the lpdA gene encoding dihydrolipoyl dehydrogenase codes for the protein MTIRSDIAIIGAGPGGYVAALRAAQLGAKVVLVEKGKLGGVCLNWGCIPTKTLLRTAELLNLAREAADYGVIVSEVKLDWSAAQKRKEAVVRRLTGGVKFLLEKAGVQLLPGIARFVSPSALEVVGEGGQERVEAKDYVIATGSRPASLPIPGLEGSGVLTSDDALSMDALPGSLLIIGAGPIGVEFATLFRACGVQVTLVELLPRVLPTLDADLGAEVERALKKAKVAVYTASQVSKVASNNGKYAVTIQGAAQATTVEVDKILVAVGRRPNVEELRLDSVGVQVEKAGIKVDEFMRTNLPHVYAVGDVTGGILLAHVAMHEGVVAVENAIGLQRAMNYAAVPSCVFTWPEVASVGLSEEQARQQGYDLKVGKFPFRANGKALAQGEQEGLVKIVAESKYGQILGVHIVGPHASDLIQEGTLALTLEATLDELEVAIHPHPTLSEAVAEAALAAKGRALHS